AGCCGAACGCTGCCTCGACCCGCTTGGAGATCGCCAAAAAGGAGCACATGCCGAGAAAAAAGGCCAACGCCATGTTCTCCATGAAAATCGCTTTGATGATCATGCTCAGATAATATTCAAACATGGTCACTCCTCTTCAACTTGCTCGGGCTTGAAGGTGCGGACGATCCAGATGAAAAATCCGATCAGGAAAAAAGCACTGGGCGGCAATACCAATAATCCGTTGGGCATATACCAGCCGCCTTCGGTGTAAATCGGCAGAATCTGGTGGCCGAAGAGTTTACCGGAGCCGAACAACTCGCGGATGAATGCCACGGTCAACAGGACAAAGCTGTAGCCCAAGCCGTTGCCGATGCCGTCGAGAAAGCTGGGCAGCGGCGGATTCTTGAGTGCGAACGCCTCGGCGCGTCCCAACACGATGCAGTTGGTGATGATCAACCCGACATAGACCGACAGTTGTTTGCTTACGCTGAAAGCGTACGCTTTGATGATTTGGTCGGCAATGATGACCAACGAGGCGATGACGGTCATTTCGACCAGGATGCGGATGCTGCTCGATACATGGTTGCGCACCAGGCTGACGGCGAGGTTGGAAAAACCGACTACCATCGTAACGGCCAACGACATGACCACCGCGGTTTCCATTTTTGACGTGACCGCCAACGCCGAGCAGATGCCTAAAATCTGCAGGCCGATAGGATTGTTGTTAAAGATCGGATCAAAGAGCAGTTTCTTAGCCTTCATGATGCGCCTCCTCCTTCAAACGAGCCAGAAAACGGCCGTAACCGTCTTCGCCGAGCCAAAAGCGGACCATCGCATCCAAGCCGCGGGTCGTTAGTGTAGCGCCCGACAAGCCGTCGATTTGGTAAATTGCCTCGGGATCATTGGGGTCCGGCGCGCCCTTGAGCACATGCAGTTTGAGATGTCCTTGATCGTCAAAAGCCCGCTTGCCGTGCCACTTGGCCTTCCAGTTGGGGTTGTCCACTTCGCCGCCCAGGCCGGGCGTCTCCCCGTGTTCATAAAACGTAATGCCTTCGACCGTCGTCAAATCGGCGTTCAAGGCCAAAAAACCGTAGAGTGTGGACCATAGCCCTTTGCCGTAGATCGGTAGAATCAGCTTGCTCACGCGGCCGTCGCTGATTACCTCGTAGACGGGTATTAAGCGCGGAATCCGCTGCATCCCGATCAGGTCCTTCTCAGGCGGCAACGCCTTTCCGAAATCGCGGCTGTCGGCAGCTTCTTTGATGTTGAATTTTGCCGGATCAAAGCCTGCAGGCAACTCGCCAAGATCAAGGGCGCGACCGCTTTCTAAATCGACTACAATCGTCTGAATATTCTCACGAAACAATTGAAAAACGTCGGCACCCTTTACCGGCAGAGCGCCTGCCGTAAGGATGTTTTTAATCTTGTCCAGTTCCTTGTTGCGCTCCTGCCGGCTGCGCAGACTGACGGCCGAGGCCGACACCAGCACCGAGCAGACCAGGCAGACGCCCAAAGCAACCGTCAGGATCTTTTTGGTCGAATCATTGGACGCCATTACGGGCGAGCCTCCTTTTGATGTTCGCATTTCGAACCAACCAATCGATGATCGGCGCAAAGATGTTCATGAACAGAATGGCCAACATCATCCCTTCGGGAAAAGCCGGATTGACCACCCGCACCAACACGACCAATACGCCGATCAGTATGCCGTAAATCCAGCGCCCCGTATCGGTCTGCGCCGCACTCACCGGATCGGTCGCCATGTAGACGGTACCGAAAGCAAATCCGCCGACGACCAGATGCTGCCACGGAGTGACTGCAAACATCGGGTTGGTTGCGCTGCCGATGAGGTTAAAGAGCGAGGAAGTCGCCGTCATGCCGATCAAAACGCCGAGCATGATGCGCCAGGAGCCGATCTTGGAAAGAATAAGAATCAGCGCTCCGATCAGACAAGCCAAAGTCGACGTTTCGCCCATGGAGCCGGGAATCAATCCGAGAAAAGCCTGCTTCCACGAATAGGTCAATTCGATGAGCGGATCGGCGAGCTGCGCCAACATCGTCGGGCGACTGACGGCGTCGACCGCCACCCACACTTTGTCGCCGGATATTTGCGCCGGAT
The nucleotide sequence above comes from candidate division KSB1 bacterium. Encoded proteins:
- a CDS encoding Na(+)-translocating NADH-quinone reductase subunit C; the protein is MASNDSTKKILTVALGVCLVCSVLVSASAVSLRSRQERNKELDKIKNILTAGALPVKGADVFQLFRENIQTIVVDLESGRALDLGELPAGFDPAKFNIKEAADSRDFGKALPPEKDLIGMQRIPRLIPVYEVISDGRVSKLILPIYGKGLWSTLYGFLALNADLTTVEGITFYEHGETPGLGGEVDNPNWKAKWHGKRAFDDQGHLKLHVLKGAPDPNDPEAIYQIDGLSGATLTTRGLDAMVRFWLGEDGYGRFLARLKEEAHHEG
- a CDS encoding NADH:ubiquinone reductase (Na(+)-transporting) subunit D, with the protein product MKAKKLLFDPIFNNNPIGLQILGICSALAVTSKMETAVVMSLAVTMVVGFSNLAVSLVRNHVSSSIRILVEMTVIASLVIIADQIIKAYAFSVSKQLSVYVGLIITNCIVLGRAEAFALKNPPLPSFLDGIGNGLGYSFVLLTVAFIRELFGSGKLFGHQILPIYTEGGWYMPNGLLVLPPSAFFLIGFFIWIVRTFKPEQVEEE